Proteins from a single region of Chryseobacterium sp. T16E-39:
- a CDS encoding cation:proton antiporter: protein MILLSIHNLSFPIEDPVLKFLLVLIIILAAPLLLNKIKVPHLLGLIIAGAVIGPNGFNLLARDSSIVVTGTTGLLYIMFLAGLEIDMGDFKKNKWKSLIFGIYTFTVPFILGFIGAYYLLHFSLLTSILFASLFSSHTLIAYPLVSKLGIAKNLAVNITVGGTMITDVLALLVLAIIVGMSQGDVGPEFWVKLSVSFIIFSLIVLLIFPIIGRWFFKKVEDKISQYIFVLVMIYLAALLAELAGMEAIIGAFFAGLALNRLIPHTSSLMNRVEFVGNAIFIPFFLISVGMLIDFKVFFKSMETLEVAAIMLVASIGGKYLSAVMTQKTFRLSKEEGKLIFGLSSASAAATLASVMVGYNIIVSETETGEPVRLLNEHVLNGSILLILISCTISSFVSMSSAQKIAETDNEDTVSGNSHEEENLLLAINHQETVERMVNLGILIKAQSNIENFFALNVINEDKNESSVKNAEKLLHQATDTAAAADVQLQPLKRYDNDVVNGVSNVIKEQNITDLIIGLEDEKGFSPSFVYNLYNGYLQNDDVNVLVYHAAQPISTIKKYAVMIPENSDKEAGFFHALLRVWNMARNSGATMTFYAPENIIDILQRIIKKANIEAEFIIMSTWRDGEKTAAQLKNDEALIVFMAKRGMVSYIPQMRLMPELLNRNLKENNYLLIFPFSEYDKNDSEKRSVGNHRDFIEIGNVIQKIFK from the coding sequence ATGATTTTACTGAGCATACACAACCTAAGTTTCCCAATTGAGGATCCTGTATTAAAATTCTTATTGGTTTTAATCATCATTCTTGCTGCTCCGCTTCTGCTTAACAAAATTAAAGTTCCCCATTTATTAGGACTTATTATTGCAGGTGCTGTCATCGGCCCCAACGGATTCAACCTTCTAGCCAGAGACAGCAGCATTGTGGTCACAGGAACAACAGGATTACTTTATATTATGTTTTTAGCAGGGCTGGAAATAGATATGGGTGATTTTAAGAAGAACAAATGGAAAAGCCTCATATTTGGTATTTATACATTTACCGTCCCTTTTATATTAGGTTTTATTGGCGCTTATTATCTTCTGCATTTTTCATTACTTACCTCTATTCTTTTTGCCAGTCTTTTTTCTTCCCACACTCTTATTGCTTACCCTTTGGTCAGCAAGCTGGGAATTGCTAAAAATCTGGCTGTAAACATTACTGTTGGAGGAACTATGATTACCGATGTGCTGGCTTTATTGGTTCTTGCTATCATTGTAGGAATGTCCCAGGGTGATGTCGGACCGGAATTCTGGGTCAAACTTTCGGTTTCATTTATTATTTTCAGCCTCATCGTCCTGTTGATATTTCCCATTATCGGAAGGTGGTTCTTTAAAAAAGTGGAGGATAAAATCTCACAATATATTTTTGTACTCGTGATGATCTATCTGGCAGCACTTTTAGCTGAACTTGCAGGAATGGAGGCCATCATAGGAGCTTTCTTTGCCGGACTTGCATTGAATAGACTTATTCCGCACACTTCTTCACTGATGAACAGGGTAGAATTTGTAGGAAACGCCATATTTATCCCTTTCTTTTTGATCAGTGTAGGAATGCTGATTGATTTCAAAGTATTTTTTAAAAGTATGGAAACCCTTGAAGTAGCGGCCATCATGCTGGTAGCTTCTATCGGTGGAAAATACCTGTCGGCAGTAATGACCCAAAAAACTTTTCGTCTTTCCAAAGAGGAAGGGAAGCTTATTTTTGGTTTAAGTTCTGCTTCTGCAGCGGCTACCCTAGCTTCAGTAATGGTCGGTTATAATATTATTGTATCAGAGACAGAAACAGGGGAGCCGGTAAGGCTACTTAATGAACATGTACTGAATGGAAGTATATTGCTTATTCTAATTTCATGTACCATCTCCTCATTTGTATCCATGTCCAGTGCTCAGAAAATTGCAGAAACCGATAATGAAGATACCGTATCAGGAAACAGTCATGAAGAAGAGAACCTGCTTCTGGCAATCAACCATCAGGAAACAGTGGAAAGAATGGTCAATCTGGGCATTCTGATAAAGGCACAGTCTAATATTGAGAACTTTTTCGCTCTCAATGTAATCAATGAGGATAAAAACGAATCTTCTGTAAAAAATGCTGAAAAATTACTCCATCAGGCCACTGATACTGCGGCGGCGGCTGATGTTCAATTACAGCCCCTTAAAAGATATGACAACGATGTGGTAAATGGCGTAAGCAATGTTATCAAGGAACAGAACATAACTGATCTTATCATTGGACTTGAAGATGAAAAAGGATTTTCCCCCTCTTTTGTTTATAACCTTTACAATGGATATTTACAGAATGACGACGTGAATGTCTTAGTATATCATGCTGCACAGCCCATTTCCACCATTAAGAAATATGCAGTAATGATTCCTGAAAATTCAGATAAAGAAGCCGGTTTTTTCCATGCTCTTTTACGCGTGTGGAACATGGCCAGAAATTCAGGAGCAACAATGACGTTTTATGCCCCTGAAAATATCATTGACATCTTACAAAGAATCATCAAAAAAGCCAATATTGAAGCTGAGTTTATTATCATGAGTACATGGCGTGACGGAGAAAAAACAGCAGCTCAGCTAAAAAATGATGAAGCTCTTATTGTATTCATGGCAAAAAGAGGTATGGTTTCCTACATTCCACAAATGCGGTTAATGCCTGAACTCCTCAACCGGAATTTAAAAGAGAACAATTATCTCCTCATTTTCCCTTTTTCAGAATATGATAAAAACGATTCTGAAAAGAGATCTGTTGGAAATCACAGGGACTTTATAGAAATCGGAAACGTTATTCAGAAAATTTTCAAGTAA
- a CDS encoding DUF1634 domain-containing protein, which yields MRKNFTDVDLNRSVGNLLRMGVILSVAISIVGFIKLFLEGFKMPKNYSLLETGSSSEKVWGQFWDSLCKGEGMAIIQLGILVLIFTPLMRIVFALIGYLKEKDYIYVIISSIVLAIMAISFFTGYAH from the coding sequence ATGAGAAAGAACTTCACAGATGTTGATTTGAATCGTTCGGTAGGAAACCTTCTTAGAATGGGTGTTATCTTATCAGTAGCCATCTCTATTGTCGGTTTTATAAAATTGTTCCTTGAAGGTTTTAAAATGCCCAAAAACTATTCTTTACTGGAAACAGGTTCTTCTTCTGAAAAAGTATGGGGCCAGTTTTGGGATTCTTTATGCAAAGGAGAAGGAATGGCAATTATCCAACTGGGAATACTCGTTCTTATTTTCACTCCTTTAATGAGAATTGTTTTTGCATTGATAGGCTATCTAAAAGAAAAAGATTATATCTACGTTATCATTTCTTCTATTGTTTTGGCAATTATGGCAATCAGTTTCTTTACAGGATACGCCCACTAA
- a CDS encoding sulfite exporter TauE/SafE family protein — protein MSEIIILFLGAISAGLLGSLTGLGGGVIIIPLLTLGFGVPMHYAIGASLISVVGTSSGAAVAFVKEGFTNMRIGMFLEIATTAGAIAGALVSGILNPNTIGIIFASILLLTVILNIKGKPDHQEPLIKGSLEDKLKLYGTFPDKGVIKSYSARNTIPGFFMMMFAGAMSGLLGIGSGALKVLAMDNMMKLPFKVSTTTSNFMIGVTAVASSLIYFQRGEIIPVIVAPVLVGVVVGSFIGSKTLMVSKTKKLKVFFAIVITILSIYMMYNGINQSFR, from the coding sequence ATGTCAGAAATCATTATTCTCTTTCTTGGAGCAATCTCTGCTGGCCTTTTAGGTTCGCTTACCGGTTTAGGAGGAGGAGTTATCATTATCCCTTTATTGACGCTGGGGTTTGGCGTCCCAATGCACTACGCAATTGGAGCTTCTTTAATTTCCGTGGTAGGTACCTCTTCTGGTGCTGCCGTAGCATTTGTTAAGGAAGGCTTTACCAATATGAGAATCGGAATGTTCCTCGAAATTGCCACTACAGCTGGGGCTATCGCCGGAGCTCTTGTTTCCGGAATTCTTAACCCAAATACCATCGGAATTATTTTCGCAAGTATTCTTCTTCTTACCGTTATTTTAAATATTAAAGGTAAACCTGATCACCAGGAACCCTTGATAAAAGGAAGTTTAGAGGATAAACTTAAACTATACGGAACTTTTCCAGATAAAGGAGTGATCAAGAGCTATTCGGCTCGAAATACTATTCCAGGGTTTTTCATGATGATGTTTGCTGGTGCCATGTCCGGGCTTTTAGGAATCGGTTCAGGTGCTTTAAAAGTATTGGCAATGGATAATATGATGAAACTGCCATTTAAAGTATCTACCACCACCAGTAACTTTATGATCGGTGTAACCGCTGTTGCAAGTTCTTTGATCTATTTTCAGAGAGGAGAAATTATTCCGGTGATTGTAGCTCCCGTACTGGTAGGCGTTGTAGTAGGCAGCTTTATCGGTTCCAAAACATTGATGGTTTCAAAGACAAAAAAGCTAAAAGTATTTTTTGCGATCGTCATTACAATTCTTTCAATTTACATGATGTATAACGGTATAAATCAAAGTTTCAGATGA
- a CDS encoding DUF1543 domain-containing protein, which yields MKLFYVILGATPPGRNIEQHDVFFGIAENLKDLVPDMKDFWKEADGKIHIDCHQEVRFANGYEVKIVEKTGQPIEDQLYFINLGGYKRGYFEEFHEQHLMVGQSMGEIIKRVKETEFYKTMGFEGAVSHVDDKHGVDIDDIFNVNDILPQKMKEKYSIILEKSDAEDQNNPMGLGYLKIDKV from the coding sequence ATGAAATTATTCTATGTAATCCTCGGTGCTACTCCTCCAGGAAGGAATATCGAACAGCATGATGTATTCTTTGGAATTGCTGAGAACTTAAAAGATCTTGTTCCGGATATGAAAGATTTCTGGAAAGAAGCAGATGGAAAAATTCATATCGACTGTCATCAGGAAGTGAGATTTGCAAATGGATATGAGGTGAAAATTGTTGAGAAAACCGGTCAGCCGATTGAGGACCAGTTGTATTTTATTAATTTGGGTGGGTACAAAAGAGGGTATTTTGAAGAGTTTCATGAACAGCATCTTATGGTGGGGCAATCGATGGGAGAGATCATAAAAAGAGTGAAGGAAACGGAGTTCTATAAAACAATGGGATTCGAAGGTGCAGTAAGCCACGTGGATGATAAACATGGAGTTGACATTGATGATATTTTCAATGTTAATGATATCCTTCCACAGAAAATGAAAGAAAAATACTCTATCATTTTAGAGAAATCTGATGCAGAAGATCAGAATAATCCAATGGGACTTGGATACCTGAAAATAGATAAAGTGTAA
- a CDS encoding DMT family transporter, with the protein MKDYKLTFAILTVAIVWGTTFLSIRVAVQTIPAWFVAGIRQSLAALIMLVILLYRKELQWIGWKNLKYQIVFSSLMLIIANGMTTVAEETVTSSLASLISACSPILVFLGSVAVGIQKFSIRAVIGILMSFGGVLFIFWDGIKDLANPDYAMGIIFLLVAIAGWASGTIFTKKLNIQSGNITLNLLYQFAFAGIVQIIFAFLFSEDYNFENWSFRSISAMLYLAVFGSVAAFFAYHYALTKISPVQVSILAYINTIISIFLSWLILGESISVKFILAAVLIILGVFTINYNPAMFKKQ; encoded by the coding sequence TTGAAAGATTATAAACTTACTTTCGCTATTCTCACAGTTGCTATTGTCTGGGGAACGACTTTTTTATCGATTCGGGTAGCAGTACAAACTATTCCGGCATGGTTTGTAGCCGGAATTAGGCAATCTCTTGCAGCTTTGATCATGCTTGTCATTCTTTTATACAGAAAAGAACTGCAATGGATCGGATGGAAAAATCTGAAATATCAGATTGTTTTCTCTTCGCTTATGCTGATCATAGCCAACGGAATGACTACCGTGGCAGAGGAAACAGTGACCAGCAGCCTGGCTTCACTTATCAGCGCCTGCTCTCCTATTTTGGTTTTTCTTGGGAGTGTAGCGGTTGGGATACAAAAATTTAGTATTAGGGCTGTCATAGGAATTTTAATGTCTTTCGGTGGGGTCCTTTTTATATTTTGGGATGGGATAAAAGATTTAGCAAATCCGGATTATGCTATGGGAATTATTTTTCTTCTTGTTGCCATCGCAGGTTGGGCGTCGGGGACCATTTTCACCAAAAAGCTGAATATACAAAGTGGAAATATAACATTGAACCTCTTATACCAGTTTGCCTTCGCCGGAATTGTTCAGATCATTTTTGCCTTTTTATTTTCTGAAGATTACAACTTTGAAAATTGGAGCTTCAGGAGTATTTCAGCGATGCTTTACCTCGCTGTTTTTGGTTCTGTAGCTGCCTTTTTCGCTTATCATTACGCTCTGACAAAAATCTCACCAGTCCAGGTTTCTATTCTGGCCTATATCAATACAATTATCTCCATTTTCTTAAGCTGGTTGATTCTTGGCGAAAGTATTTCAGTTAAATTTATCCTTGCGGCCGTACTGATCATTCTGGGAGTTTTCACGATCAATTACAATCCCGCCATGTTTAAAAAACAATAG
- a CDS encoding 5-(carboxyamino)imidazole ribonucleotide synthase encodes MKIGILGGGQLGRMLIQSALKYDDEFYTLDPASDAPCNNISNFTQGNFNDYETVLNFGKNKDVVTIEIEHVNADALAELENQGVRVVPNAAIIKTIQQKILQKEFYEAHDIPSPEFQVVWNSDDKITMPLPFVQKMNTGGYDGKGVQVIRNEEDFQNLWKEASVIESLVDIDKELSVIVARNENGETKTFPVTEMVADPKLNLLDFNICPVFLHEDIQRQIDLITEKFLNAINSPGLFAIELFLDRAGKVWVNETAPRLHNSGHQSQEGNANSQFEQMYRVVKNLPLADTDAFGYSGMLNLVGAEGYSGKVIYEGIEDVLKLPKTYIHLYGKTETKPGRKMGHINVLADSKEELMDKLIKVKSMIRVIA; translated from the coding sequence ATGAAAATAGGAATTTTAGGAGGAGGACAGCTAGGAAGAATGTTGATACAGAGTGCCTTGAAATACGATGATGAATTTTACACTCTTGATCCGGCTTCTGATGCACCCTGCAATAATATTTCAAATTTTACACAAGGAAATTTCAATGATTATGAAACTGTTCTGAACTTTGGTAAAAATAAAGATGTTGTAACCATAGAGATTGAGCATGTAAATGCAGATGCTTTGGCTGAACTCGAAAACCAGGGAGTAAGAGTGGTTCCGAATGCTGCAATTATTAAAACGATTCAACAGAAAATCCTTCAGAAAGAATTCTATGAAGCTCATGACATTCCCAGTCCCGAATTTCAGGTAGTCTGGAATAGTGATGATAAAATTACAATGCCACTACCTTTTGTTCAAAAGATGAATACAGGTGGATATGATGGAAAAGGAGTCCAGGTGATCAGAAATGAAGAAGATTTCCAAAATCTATGGAAGGAAGCCTCTGTTATAGAGAGTCTGGTTGATATCGATAAAGAATTGTCTGTTATTGTGGCAAGAAATGAAAATGGGGAAACGAAGACTTTTCCGGTTACAGAAATGGTCGCTGATCCTAAATTAAATTTATTGGATTTCAATATTTGTCCCGTTTTCTTACATGAAGATATTCAAAGACAGATCGATCTCATCACTGAGAAGTTTCTAAATGCAATAAACTCTCCGGGGCTTTTTGCTATAGAATTATTCCTGGATCGAGCAGGGAAAGTATGGGTGAATGAAACAGCACCGAGACTTCATAATTCAGGACACCAAAGTCAGGAGGGGAATGCTAATTCACAATTCGAACAGATGTATAGAGTGGTTAAAAACTTACCGCTGGCTGATACGGATGCTTTTGGTTACAGTGGTATGCTTAATCTGGTGGGAGCAGAAGGGTATAGCGGAAAAGTAATTTATGAAGGAATAGAGGATGTATTAAAACTTCCTAAAACATATATTCATCTTTACGGAAAAACAGAAACCAAACCCGGAAGAAAAATGGGGCATATCAATGTTCTGGCAGATTCGAAAGAAGAGCTGATGGATAAGCTGATTAAAGTAAAATCGATGATAAGGGTAATTGCTTAA
- a CDS encoding HdeD family acid-resistance protein, with amino-acid sequence MPNLLKSFRNSVKHWYIPLILGILFIGCGIYVFSSPLETYLTLSLLFSVSFIVSGIFDIFFSINNAKVLNGWGLYLVTGLLSLIMGIYLVSYPQISMTILPFIVGFTVMFRSFQLLGISFDLKDAHVLRWGNLAIFSILGIILSFMLLANPIFSGMSLVVLTGLSFIFVGVASVILAFNLKKIKDYPSKLGSELKDKIESLHHELNDKMK; translated from the coding sequence ATGCCAAATCTATTAAAATCATTCAGGAACTCAGTCAAACACTGGTATATTCCATTAATATTGGGAATCCTTTTTATCGGATGTGGAATCTATGTATTTTCATCACCGCTTGAAACCTATTTAACGCTATCACTTCTTTTTAGTGTTTCTTTTATAGTCTCGGGAATCTTTGATATATTCTTTTCCATCAATAATGCTAAAGTATTAAATGGGTGGGGATTATATCTTGTCACAGGATTGCTTTCTCTTATTATGGGAATTTATCTTGTTTCTTACCCTCAGATCTCAATGACCATTCTTCCGTTCATCGTAGGATTTACAGTAATGTTTCGCTCTTTTCAGCTTTTGGGTATCTCATTTGATTTAAAAGATGCTCATGTACTCAGATGGGGTAATCTCGCTATCTTCAGTATTTTGGGTATTATTTTATCGTTTATGCTTTTAGCCAACCCTATATTTTCAGGAATGTCCCTTGTTGTACTTACCGGCTTATCATTTATTTTCGTTGGAGTAGCTTCAGTCATTTTAGCTTTCAATCTTAAGAAAATAAAAGATTATCCCAGTAAACTGGGTAGTGAACTAAAGGACAAAATAGAAAGTCTTCACCATGAACTCAACGATAAAATGAAGTAA